One part of the Bacteroidia bacterium genome encodes these proteins:
- a CDS encoding T9SS type A sorting domain-containing protein translates to MRLLASCFSKVLLLVSFSLFTQELISQTLLSADGPGNTYELIESVLAPGYNPIEVPDCSHGTFGRHIDEVFDNELQSNVFRFFIHRDQDDDRCINFDRQRNEIKSYDQSPDNLLGIEGETVIYSWKFKLDAGFQPSSSFTHLHQIKAVGGSESSMPQITLTARAGSPENLELRYAESNTQLTLATAPLSDFKGVWVEATETITYGETGSYELSLNRISDNASLFYYQDPAIRMWKTGAEFQRPKWGIYRSLNNSAQLRDEVVLFADFSVEEIVSNNCGLSSSFSPNPLTHAGTGANSTHVSLPANSENINFTITGINSRTNGPSSKHYSELVKVSYVNGSGSTISYGSYSASNVSDVNIDIPGQVQSISLSLEDELDGNTGSTQMSISLSNVSYCQGNGEPCSDADNDGVCDGNDVCPGSDDLQDADGDGIPDGCDDCQDVSNSFPNSNLSHSGTGSSSTSINLANQENISFSISGIGSKTKGKSDSRYIEEVSISYLDGTGTLVNLGPFSGSNQNSANIDINGAVSQITVNLRDIYDGDAPNISISLSAISSCQTSSSNRFANPDEWEDIKAYPNPFREEFIVSLPINDPTPIEIQVYDMLGHVIYQNKLIAKQKYVKIPGEEWSPGLYFIKVFSPGKHKVIRLLKAEN, encoded by the coding sequence ATGCGACTACTGGCATCATGCTTTTCCAAAGTACTATTACTTGTATCTTTCTCCCTTTTCACTCAAGAGCTTATTTCCCAAACCCTTCTTTCCGCTGATGGCCCGGGGAATACCTATGAGTTGATTGAAAGCGTTTTAGCTCCTGGTTATAATCCAATTGAAGTTCCAGATTGTTCACATGGCACTTTTGGAAGGCATATTGACGAAGTATTCGACAATGAACTCCAAAGCAATGTATTCAGGTTCTTTATTCATAGGGACCAGGATGATGATCGTTGCATAAATTTTGACCGCCAAAGGAATGAGATCAAGTCTTATGATCAATCCCCTGACAATCTTCTTGGAATAGAAGGTGAAACGGTAATTTACTCCTGGAAATTCAAATTGGATGCAGGATTTCAACCATCTAGTAGTTTCACTCACTTACATCAGATCAAAGCAGTTGGAGGTTCAGAATCCAGCATGCCACAAATCACCCTAACTGCAAGAGCAGGGAGTCCTGAAAATCTCGAATTGAGGTATGCAGAAAGTAATACTCAGCTTACCCTTGCTACAGCTCCTTTATCGGATTTCAAAGGAGTATGGGTGGAAGCCACAGAGACAATTACCTATGGGGAAACTGGTTCTTATGAACTTTCTCTCAATAGAATTAGTGATAATGCAAGCTTGTTTTATTACCAGGATCCTGCGATTAGAATGTGGAAAACCGGAGCAGAATTTCAACGACCTAAATGGGGGATTTACCGCAGCCTGAATAATAGTGCACAATTGAGAGATGAGGTAGTACTCTTTGCCGATTTTTCAGTTGAGGAGATTGTATCCAATAATTGTGGTCTTAGTAGTTCATTTTCTCCTAACCCTCTTACCCATGCAGGGACTGGAGCAAATTCAACTCATGTGAGTTTGCCAGCAAATAGCGAGAATATCAACTTTACAATTACTGGCATCAACAGTAGGACAAACGGGCCTTCCTCAAAGCATTACAGTGAATTAGTCAAAGTATCATATGTGAATGGATCCGGTTCTACAATATCCTATGGAAGTTATAGTGCGAGCAATGTTTCCGATGTAAATATTGATATTCCAGGGCAGGTACAATCCATCAGCCTTAGCCTCGAAGACGAACTTGACGGTAATACAGGTAGCACGCAAATGAGCATAAGCCTATCAAATGTTAGTTATTGCCAGGGGAATGGGGAACCCTGTTCAGATGCTGATAATGATGGAGTATGCGACGGCAATGATGTTTGTCCGGGATCAGATGATTTACAAGATGCAGATGGAGACGGTATCCCGGATGGATGTGATGACTGTCAGGATGTCTCAAATAGTTTTCCTAATTCGAACTTATCGCATAGTGGGACAGGAAGTAGCAGTACAAGCATTAATCTCGCAAATCAGGAAAATATTTCTTTTAGCATTTCAGGTATTGGCTCCAAAACAAAAGGGAAATCTGACAGTCGGTATATTGAAGAGGTTTCCATTAGCTACCTAGATGGCACAGGCACTTTGGTGAACCTGGGGCCTTTTTCAGGAAGCAATCAAAATTCAGCCAATATAGATATAAATGGGGCCGTAAGTCAGATCACTGTTAATCTCCGTGATATTTATGACGGTGATGCCCCCAATATAAGTATCTCTTTATCGGCCATTAGTTCCTGCCAAACCTCCAGTTCTAACCGTTTCGCTAATCCAGATGAATGGGAGGATATAAAAGCTTATCCAAATCCATTTAGGGAGGAATTTATAGTATCACTTCCGATAAACGATCCTACTCCTATAGAAATTCAAGTTTATGATATGCTCGGCCATGTCATTTACCAGAATAAGCTAATTGCTAAGCAGAAATATGTAAAAATACCAGGAGAGGAATGGAGTCCTGGTTTATACTTTATAAAAGTATTTTCTCCTGGAAAGCATAAAGTTATCCGTTTGCTGAAAGCAGAAAATTAA
- the xseA gene encoding exodeoxyribonuclease VII large subunit, translating to MRKSNYLISLFLIFVPVFGKPSDKSYSVSELTHYLKHLLEEDSILRNVQVSGEVSNLTYHRSGHVYFSLKDRDSQLNCVMFKSYAQLAPRIAAGDKILANGGISVYAPRGNYQLMVRSVRKQGMGDLYQRFLLLKQNLQEEGLFNPAIKRPIPQFPEEIALITSPTGAAVKDMLRTIARRYDRVKVVLYPTVVQGERGVSSIVNSLKLAQESKADVILLARGGGSLEDLWNFNEEAVARAIRKGDIPIICGVGHETDITIADFASDLRASTPTAAAEHAVPEKDAFLYTLDQYELQIQRGLQYFIDFKRQVLDDYEYRLQENLNKNLREKRHALDLLETQLKGLDMTKLLERGYSLTLKDGEIQRSAENIKAGDQIETIFTDGRKKSRVEES from the coding sequence ATGCGAAAATCCAATTACCTTATCTCTCTTTTCCTTATCTTCGTTCCTGTGTTTGGAAAGCCATCAGATAAAAGTTATTCGGTCAGTGAACTGACGCACTATCTCAAGCATTTGCTGGAAGAAGATAGTATTCTGCGCAATGTGCAGGTAAGTGGAGAGGTGAGCAATTTGACCTATCACCGATCGGGCCATGTGTACTTCAGCCTGAAAGATCGCGATTCTCAGCTCAATTGCGTGATGTTTAAGAGTTATGCTCAATTGGCTCCTCGAATAGCCGCAGGAGACAAAATACTGGCCAATGGAGGGATTTCTGTCTATGCTCCCAGGGGTAACTATCAGTTGATGGTGCGATCTGTGAGAAAGCAAGGCATGGGAGATCTGTATCAGCGATTTCTCCTTTTAAAGCAAAATTTACAGGAAGAAGGCCTTTTTAATCCTGCTATCAAAAGACCTATCCCTCAATTCCCGGAAGAGATTGCCCTTATTACTTCACCTACGGGAGCAGCTGTAAAAGATATGCTGAGAACGATTGCCCGACGATATGATCGGGTAAAAGTAGTTTTATATCCGACCGTAGTTCAGGGGGAAAGAGGAGTCTCATCCATCGTCAATAGTTTGAAATTGGCGCAGGAAAGCAAGGCAGATGTGATTCTACTGGCTCGAGGAGGAGGTTCGCTGGAAGACTTGTGGAATTTCAACGAAGAAGCTGTGGCCCGAGCCATCAGAAAGGGAGATATCCCCATTATCTGTGGGGTAGGACATGAGACTGATATTACCATTGCGGATTTTGCTTCAGACCTTCGCGCATCCACTCCTACAGCTGCTGCAGAGCATGCCGTTCCGGAAAAGGATGCATTTCTATATACCCTAGATCAATACGAACTCCAAATCCAGCGAGGCTTACAGTATTTCATAGACTTTAAGCGCCAGGTTCTGGATGATTATGAATATCGTTTACAGGAAAATCTCAATAAAAATCTGAGAGAAAAACGTCATGCCCTGGATTTGCTGGAAACTCAGCTCAAGGGTCTGGATATGACCAAATTGCTGGAAAGAGGCTATTCCCTGACCCTAAAAGATGGAGAAATTCAAAGATCTGCGGAAAATATCAAGGCTGGAGACCAAATAGAGACGATATTTACAGATGGGCGAAAAAAATCCCGTGTAGAAGAATCATAG
- a CDS encoding VOC family protein, with the protein MLQLKNIHHIAIICSDYQRSKSFYTEVMGLRILKETYRETRDSYKLDLAIGENYVIELFSFPNPPPRVSRPEAQGLRHLAFAVEDVAKERDALLAQGIEVEEIRPDELTGKKFTFFADPDDLPLELYEI; encoded by the coding sequence ATGCTCCAGCTCAAAAATATCCATCACATAGCCATCATTTGTTCAGATTATCAGCGTTCCAAAAGCTTTTATACAGAAGTAATGGGTTTGCGGATTCTCAAAGAAACCTATAGAGAAACACGGGATTCCTACAAATTGGATTTGGCTATAGGAGAGAACTATGTAATAGAACTATTTTCTTTCCCTAATCCCCCGCCAAGAGTTTCCCGCCCCGAAGCCCAGGGACTCAGGCATTTGGCTTTTGCAGTAGAGGATGTAGCCAAAGAAAGAGACGCCTTGCTTGCCCAAGGGATTGAGGTGGAAGAGATTCGACCGGATGAGTTGACCGGCAAAAAGTTTACTTTCTTTGCTGATCCGGATGATTTGCCCCTGGAATTGTATGAAATTTGA
- a CDS encoding alpha/beta hydrolase, with translation MKKLKKTFLIIGLFLLLAGSSLIYFLYSREAPITQGEIEYQLSYKEGLALDLYEPTQNLYELRPVLVHFHGGAWIGGTKEAINNARFHGAINALRAKGFVVISPNYTLAESGKSPFPKCVEDALDVMKWVEEHAEEYSLDLQNVGLMGESAGAHLAMMAAYANGKEFGISYSYPINYLVDVYGPVDLRALYVDSEIRKELTARIENFPAPIKKGLDLSQYLFGFDPQSDTTKAWAFAGKHSPISYFESDAPPLLIIHGDIDRVVPYQQSVLLQAKADSLGIVNEIHKLEGSDHGFIGATAAQRDSVQKWIEDFVLTYHK, from the coding sequence ATGAAAAAGCTCAAGAAAACTTTCCTGATCATTGGACTCTTCCTGCTATTGGCTGGAAGTTCTCTGATTTATTTCCTCTACAGTAGAGAGGCACCCATTACCCAGGGCGAAATCGAATACCAATTGAGCTATAAAGAAGGCCTGGCCCTGGACCTTTATGAACCTACCCAGAATCTATATGAGCTCAGGCCGGTTCTCGTTCATTTTCATGGAGGAGCCTGGATTGGGGGGACGAAAGAAGCAATCAATAATGCCAGATTTCATGGAGCCATTAATGCCCTGAGAGCAAAAGGATTTGTAGTCATTTCCCCTAACTATACCCTGGCCGAAAGTGGAAAATCGCCTTTCCCAAAATGTGTAGAAGATGCCCTGGATGTGATGAAATGGGTAGAAGAACATGCAGAGGAATATAGCCTGGATTTACAGAATGTTGGCTTAATGGGGGAATCCGCAGGTGCACATTTAGCCATGATGGCAGCTTATGCAAACGGAAAAGAATTTGGCATTTCCTACTCCTATCCCATCAATTATCTGGTTGATGTTTATGGCCCTGTTGATCTCAGAGCTTTGTATGTAGATTCCGAAATCAGAAAAGAATTAACAGCCAGAATTGAAAACTTTCCGGCTCCCATAAAAAAGGGCCTGGATCTTTCTCAATATCTGTTTGGCTTTGATCCTCAAAGCGATACGACGAAAGCATGGGCCTTTGCTGGCAAACATTCGCCCATTAGCTATTTTGAATCCGATGCGCCTCCACTCCTCATAATACATGGAGATATAGATCGCGTAGTTCCCTATCAACAATCTGTCCTTTTACAAGCAAAAGCAGATTCACTGGGTATTGTAAATGAGATTCACAAACTGGAAGGCAGCGATCATGGTTTTATTGGGGCAACTGCGGCACAGAGAGATAGCGTTCAAAAGTGGATTGAAGATTTTGTCCTTACCTACCATAAATAA
- a CDS encoding RNA polymerase sigma factor — translation MTDEKLIQRIQSGQTEACGILYERYKKVLWSFFYNASGEREKSEDLVQLTFEKVLRYSRNFSAKGSVKSWLFSIARNVLKDEWKQKEKHKASSLEQKEVAIQYQAPVAEVWVEKKEKEELLQKALDQLGPEKRELLALVKIHGKKYRELAEIYGLGESALKVKVFRIMQELKSFVAEVQARSDY, via the coding sequence TTGACTGACGAAAAACTCATCCAAAGAATCCAAAGCGGGCAAACAGAGGCCTGTGGAATTTTGTATGAGCGCTACAAGAAAGTCTTATGGAGCTTTTTCTACAATGCTTCGGGAGAAAGAGAGAAGAGTGAAGACCTGGTCCAACTTACCTTTGAGAAAGTCTTGAGGTATAGCAGAAATTTTTCGGCCAAAGGGAGTGTGAAATCCTGGCTCTTTAGTATCGCAAGGAATGTGTTGAAAGACGAATGGAAGCAAAAGGAAAAACACAAAGCCAGCTCTTTGGAACAAAAAGAAGTAGCAATACAATACCAGGCTCCAGTAGCGGAAGTATGGGTGGAGAAAAAAGAAAAAGAAGAATTGTTACAAAAAGCCCTTGATCAACTCGGTCCAGAAAAGCGTGAATTGCTGGCACTGGTCAAGATACATGGGAAAAAGTATAGAGAATTGGCAGAGATATACGGTCTTGGAGAATCTGCTTTGAAAGTAAAGGTCTTTCGCATTATGCAGGAACTCAAGTCATTTGTAGCAGAGGTTCAGGCGCGTTCGGATTATTAG
- a CDS encoding DUF4097 family beta strand repeat-containing protein, whose protein sequence is MYTKHLISFLLLLSLCFSAKAQEKEVLIPFDEQGAKKEINIWIYQGDIQVLGKDRKDVLLKYEAKESKLHGDFESFGDEKAKGLKKISHNNADLDISSSGNVVLIKSKEWKKDLKFYVEVPREIDLFIHYGFGGLVEVEGLLGNVNVESNSGDIFAKNIKGLVNASTNDGDITVSFAGIPDAKSMILSNVSGDIDVSLPAEYKSLLKLKTILGSIYSGFDLNFYEKEESSSDAGKVEELFQLSPANKWSYAKLNGGGPVLTIQTKGGNIYLRKAD, encoded by the coding sequence ATGTATACAAAACATCTCATAAGCTTCTTACTTCTCCTTTCACTATGCTTTTCTGCAAAAGCACAGGAGAAAGAAGTCTTAATTCCTTTTGATGAACAAGGAGCTAAAAAGGAGATCAACATCTGGATTTATCAGGGGGATATCCAGGTTTTGGGCAAAGATCGCAAGGATGTACTGCTAAAATATGAAGCCAAAGAAAGTAAGCTCCATGGGGATTTTGAAAGCTTTGGAGATGAAAAAGCGAAAGGGCTGAAGAAGATTTCTCACAATAATGCAGACCTGGATATCAGTTCGTCTGGAAATGTCGTTCTGATCAAATCGAAAGAATGGAAGAAAGACCTGAAGTTTTATGTGGAGGTTCCCCGGGAAATAGATCTATTTATTCATTATGGATTTGGGGGTTTGGTTGAAGTCGAAGGCTTGCTGGGAAATGTAAATGTCGAAAGTAATTCAGGAGATATTTTTGCCAAAAACATCAAAGGGCTTGTAAATGCCAGTACCAATGATGGAGACATTACGGTAAGCTTTGCGGGAATTCCAGATGCCAAAAGTATGATCTTGAGCAATGTAAGTGGGGATATAGATGTGAGCCTTCCCGCAGAGTACAAAAGTTTGCTGAAGTTGAAAACGATTTTGGGCTCTATTTATAGTGGCTTTGATCTGAATTTTTACGAAAAAGAAGAAAGCAGCTCCGATGCGGGAAAGGTGGAAGAGCTGTTTCAACTTTCCCCAGCCAATAAATGGTCCTACGCAAAGTTGAATGGAGGAGGACCTGTATTAACTATTCAAACAAAAGGAGGCAATATTTATCTGAGAAAAGCAGACTAG
- a CDS encoding serine hydrolase — protein sequence MKGKMLIYLLLLSLSFGIQQNLIAQKQKSTAEIDNYLEKVLKRSEIPGLAVAILKKDQLIYEGYFGYANLEHKVKVDNRSIFRVYSLTKPIVATAAFHMMEKGKFSLEDPISKYLKGLPNAWKKVKIKHLLSHSSGLPELGGIESPDEDEVLATTFKKEIYFPAGNRFRYTQTNFLLLKQIMEKQSDKSFEEIIYDQQFLGQQPNVLFSSNSQEVIPHRAQRYQLNYQRNTWEKIDYVNPPFAHSGNGLNLSLPAMIRWDRLLNQGKVLSENGKAKMWSEFRFDTPDRFAHGWGFYQVNGRNSLGFTGGGVAGFRKFREENISIIFLSNGAKYRVSIDGIINHLAGMVDKDLEDKGALAEDALWDAFVGENIQQAFEEHQRLKKENPQKSFEGVLNSIGYDLLGRSRHEDALEVFKLNVKEHPDAWNVYDSLGEGYEEIGEIDLALKYYRKSVQLNPDNQHGVEKIKELTTH from the coding sequence ATGAAAGGCAAAATGCTTATTTACTTATTGTTGTTGAGCTTGAGTTTTGGGATACAGCAAAACCTTATTGCCCAAAAACAAAAATCGACAGCCGAAATAGACAACTACCTGGAGAAAGTTCTGAAGCGCTCCGAAATTCCCGGCCTTGCAGTTGCCATCCTGAAAAAAGACCAACTCATCTATGAGGGCTATTTCGGATATGCAAATTTGGAGCATAAAGTGAAGGTAGACAATCGGAGCATCTTTCGGGTGTATTCGCTGACGAAACCTATCGTTGCAACGGCGGCTTTTCATATGATGGAGAAAGGCAAATTTTCTCTGGAGGATCCGATAAGCAAATACCTGAAGGGCTTGCCGAATGCCTGGAAGAAAGTCAAAATCAAGCATTTGCTTAGCCATTCATCCGGACTGCCAGAATTAGGAGGGATAGAATCTCCGGATGAGGACGAAGTTTTGGCGACTACCTTCAAAAAAGAGATCTACTTTCCGGCAGGCAATCGTTTCCGCTATACCCAAACCAACTTTCTCCTGCTAAAACAGATCATGGAGAAGCAAAGCGATAAAAGCTTTGAGGAGATCATTTACGATCAACAATTTTTAGGGCAGCAGCCAAATGTACTCTTTTCTTCCAATTCACAGGAAGTGATACCTCATAGAGCCCAGCGCTATCAATTGAATTATCAGCGCAATACCTGGGAAAAAATCGATTATGTGAATCCACCTTTTGCCCATAGCGGCAATGGACTCAATCTTTCTCTGCCTGCGATGATTCGTTGGGATCGATTGTTGAATCAGGGCAAAGTTTTGAGTGAAAATGGCAAAGCAAAGATGTGGAGTGAATTTAGGTTCGATACGCCTGACCGCTTTGCGCATGGTTGGGGTTTTTATCAGGTAAATGGAAGAAATTCACTTGGCTTTACCGGTGGGGGAGTTGCTGGTTTTCGCAAGTTTCGGGAAGAGAATATCAGCATCATTTTTCTTAGCAATGGAGCGAAATACCGAGTCAGCATAGATGGAATTATCAATCACCTGGCAGGAATGGTCGATAAAGACCTGGAAGACAAAGGAGCTTTGGCAGAGGATGCTTTATGGGATGCTTTTGTTGGGGAAAATATACAGCAAGCTTTTGAGGAACATCAGCGATTGAAAAAAGAAAATCCGCAAAAGAGTTTCGAAGGAGTACTCAACTCAATTGGCTATGATTTGTTGGGCAGAAGCAGACATGAGGATGCCCTGGAAGTTTTTAAGCTAAATGTAAAGGAGCATCCGGATGCCTGGAATGTGTATGATAGCCTGGGAGAAGGCTACGAAGAAATAGGGGAAATCGATTTAGCCCTCAAATACTATCGAAAGTCTGTCCAACTCAATCCCGATAACCAACATGGAGTGGAAAAGATAAAAGAATTAACTACTCACTAA
- a CDS encoding S41 family peptidase, giving the protein MASYQIGTAQQSQISLEARDSIVQNTASLFERHYVFPEKGRLISEHLHQEWKKGRFAQYSNPLRFRKALQLSIREVVNDPHIILIYIGGEKENPEPTPASYLQREYEKRRAMNFGIPEARFLEGNIAYLKITKFTSPELFAPVIESASNFLAESDAMILDLRSRGGGNSYTVRLLLSYFLPAKTHLFNWYYREVSEEIEETWTLPFVAGKQFLDIPLVVLTSEKTFSGSEAFAFALQMEKRAQIIGETSRGGAHTYKEMFPAEDFLLLVPIGQALHPQSQENWEGKGVIPDISVPADQALEFALKELKEVLKLHD; this is encoded by the coding sequence ATGGCATCTTACCAAATCGGTACTGCTCAGCAGAGTCAAATATCTCTGGAGGCCCGTGATAGCATAGTACAGAATACAGCGAGTTTATTCGAAAGGCATTATGTCTTTCCTGAGAAGGGAAGACTCATTTCCGAGCATTTACATCAGGAGTGGAAAAAGGGGCGTTTTGCTCAATATTCGAATCCCTTAAGGTTCAGAAAAGCTTTGCAGCTTTCTATCCGTGAAGTGGTGAACGATCCTCATATCATTCTTATTTATATCGGTGGGGAAAAAGAAAATCCGGAGCCGACTCCCGCTTCTTATTTGCAAAGAGAATATGAGAAAAGAAGAGCCATGAATTTTGGAATCCCTGAGGCCAGATTTCTGGAAGGAAATATTGCCTATCTGAAGATTACTAAGTTTACTTCCCCCGAACTTTTTGCTCCAGTAATTGAGTCTGCTTCAAATTTCCTGGCTGAATCTGACGCTATGATTTTAGATCTGCGAAGTCGGGGAGGAGGAAATTCCTATACCGTCCGTTTATTGCTGAGTTATTTTCTGCCTGCAAAAACTCATCTCTTCAATTGGTACTATCGGGAAGTTTCGGAGGAAATAGAGGAAACATGGACCTTGCCATTTGTAGCGGGTAAGCAATTTCTCGATATCCCACTTGTTGTTTTGACAAGTGAAAAGACTTTCTCAGGCAGTGAAGCCTTTGCCTTTGCCTTGCAAATGGAGAAGCGAGCGCAAATCATAGGAGAGACCAGCCGGGGAGGTGCACATACCTATAAAGAGATGTTCCCCGCGGAGGATTTTTTGCTACTTGTTCCCATAGGCCAAGCCCTACATCCCCAAAGCCAGGAAAACTGGGAAGGAAAAGGAGTAATCCCCGATATTTCCGTTCCGGCAGACCAGGCCCTGGAGTTTGCATTGAAGGAACTAAAAGAAGTTCTTAAGCTGCATGATTGA
- a CDS encoding TolC family protein yields the protein MRLIFILLLSLSLSQLFAQQTRTLSLEECLLIIRSESPNAEIAQFNFEEAENNYQAYQYGLLPQLTLFANLPGLTRSITGITQDDGSTLFQPQSQLFSSANLGFSQALPFTGGRITLFSGLSNFQLLEDNELSLWRTSPISISYSQPLFQPNRIKFGLDNVKAQYQLAQVSKLQDIEQAAVDLTLIYFDAITSLSELQQAEINVRNNDTIFKISEGRFSVGKIAENELLQSELSLMNARADKQRAELQYEQSLQQLRRLLGMGEDQALELVVPENLPPVNVDPDFAVAQAMKYSRLVQSGKVNALNAAQQVKEARADNRFNADITASFGLNQTGSDLSEAYKNPINQQSFSVGLNLPIFQWGSGKAEVDARLARQKAIIMSQEQAELNFGDDIRYRVLTLDQLRTQLDISARSDTIARKRYTITKNRYLIGKVSIQDLFIAQDERDRARLQHVNNLRNFWVALARLRADTLFDFAKGQPVE from the coding sequence ATGCGTCTTATTTTCATACTCTTGCTGAGCTTGTCACTCTCTCAGCTTTTCGCACAACAAACACGAACCCTCAGCCTGGAAGAATGCCTGCTAATCATTCGTAGCGAAAGTCCGAATGCAGAAATTGCACAGTTCAATTTTGAAGAAGCAGAAAACAACTACCAGGCCTATCAATATGGGCTTTTACCTCAACTAACCCTCTTTGCTAATCTTCCGGGACTTACCAGATCGATCACCGGGATTACCCAGGATGATGGTTCAACCCTGTTCCAACCTCAAAGTCAGCTTTTTTCAAGTGCGAATCTTGGTTTTAGTCAGGCTTTGCCATTCACAGGAGGACGCATTACCCTCTTCTCAGGCTTATCTAACTTTCAATTGCTGGAGGATAATGAATTGAGTTTATGGCGAACCTCTCCTATTTCGATCAGTTATTCCCAACCTCTTTTTCAGCCCAATAGAATCAAATTTGGCCTGGATAATGTCAAAGCTCAATATCAATTGGCCCAGGTGAGCAAACTGCAGGACATCGAGCAGGCCGCTGTGGATTTAACCCTCATCTATTTCGATGCCATTACCTCCCTCAGTGAATTGCAACAGGCGGAGATCAATGTGCGGAACAATGATACCATTTTCAAAATATCCGAAGGAAGATTTAGTGTGGGGAAAATAGCCGAGAATGAATTACTGCAGAGTGAACTCAGTTTGATGAATGCCCGAGCAGATAAACAGCGCGCAGAACTCCAATATGAGCAATCTCTTCAGCAATTGCGGAGACTGCTGGGAATGGGAGAAGATCAGGCTTTAGAATTGGTTGTGCCAGAGAATTTGCCGCCTGTAAATGTTGATCCGGACTTCGCAGTAGCCCAGGCTATGAAATACAGTCGTTTGGTACAAAGTGGCAAAGTCAATGCACTCAATGCAGCCCAACAGGTCAAAGAAGCCCGAGCAGATAACCGCTTCAATGCAGATATCACGGCCAGTTTTGGATTGAACCAAACCGGTAGCGATTTATCCGAAGCCTACAAAAATCCCATCAATCAGCAAAGCTTTAGTGTAGGCCTGAATCTTCCCATTTTTCAGTGGGGAAGTGGAAAGGCTGAAGTAGATGCCCGCCTTGCTCGTCAAAAAGCAATCATCATGAGTCAGGAGCAGGCAGAACTCAATTTTGGAGATGATATCCGCTATCGAGTCCTTACCCTGGATCAACTCCGCACCCAACTGGATATTTCTGCCCGTTCTGATACTATTGCCAGAAAGCGGTATACCATCACCAAAAATCGATACCTGATCGGTAAGGTCAGCATTCAGGATTTATTTATCGCTCAGGACGAAAGAGATCGAGCACGGCTTCAGCATGTCAACAATCTCCGCAATTTCTGGGTAGCTCTTGCACGCTTGCGAGCGGACACACTATTCGATTTTGCAAAAGGACAACCCGTAGAATAA